In Streptomyces sp. NBC_00483, a single window of DNA contains:
- a CDS encoding DNA gyrase/topoisomerase IV subunit B translates to MTADTSVPSTALLTGADRDGSNYTARHLLVLEGLEAVRKRPGMYIGSTDSRGLMHCLWEIIDNSVDEALGGYCDRIEVILHDDASVEVRDNGRGIPVDVEPKTGLSGVEVVMTKLHAGGKFGGGAYAASGGLHGVGASVVNALSARLDVEVDLGGHTHAISFRRGVPGAFAKPGPDATFDPSARLSKVKKVPKARRGTRVRYWADRQIFLKDAKLSLSDLHQRARQTAFLVPGLTLVVRDEFGLGEGGSKGEESFRFDGGISEFCEYLAQDKPVCDVLRFTGQGTFKETVPVLDEHGQMTPTEVQRELGVDIALRWGTGYDTSIKSFVNIIATPKGGTHVAGFERSLTKTMNEVLRAQKVLRVAEDDVVKDDALEGLTAVVTVRLAEPQFEGQTKEVLGTSAANRIVANVVAKELKAFLSSTKRDAKAQARAVMEKAVAAARTRIAARQHKDAQRRKTALETSSLPAKLADCRSDDVERSELFIVEGDSALGTAKLARNSEFQALLPIRGKILNVQKSSVTDMLKNVECGAIIQVIGAGSGRTFDIDAARYGKIILLVDADVDGAHIRTLLLTLFQRYMRPMIEAGRVFAAVPPLHRIELVQPKKGQDKYIYTYSDRELRETLLELQRKGVRYKDSIQRYKGLGEMDADQLAETTMDPRHRTLRRINIGELEAAEHVFDLLMGNDVAPRKEFISSSASTLDRSRIDM, encoded by the coding sequence GTGACCGCCGATACGTCCGTGCCGTCCACAGCGCTGCTGACCGGAGCAGACCGGGACGGTTCCAACTACACCGCGCGGCACCTGCTCGTCCTTGAGGGGCTCGAAGCCGTACGCAAGCGTCCGGGCATGTACATCGGCTCGACCGACAGCCGCGGCCTGATGCACTGCCTCTGGGAGATCATCGACAACTCCGTCGACGAGGCCCTCGGTGGCTACTGCGACCGCATCGAGGTGATCCTGCACGACGACGCCTCTGTAGAGGTCCGGGACAACGGCCGCGGCATCCCCGTGGACGTCGAGCCCAAGACCGGCCTCTCCGGGGTCGAGGTCGTCATGACCAAGCTCCACGCGGGCGGCAAGTTCGGAGGCGGCGCGTACGCGGCCTCCGGCGGTCTGCACGGCGTGGGCGCCTCCGTGGTGAACGCGCTGTCGGCACGTCTCGATGTCGAGGTGGACCTTGGCGGGCACACGCACGCCATCAGCTTCCGGCGTGGCGTCCCCGGCGCCTTCGCCAAGCCCGGACCCGACGCGACGTTCGACCCCTCGGCGCGACTGAGCAAGGTCAAGAAGGTCCCGAAGGCGCGACGCGGCACCCGCGTCCGCTACTGGGCGGACCGCCAGATCTTCCTGAAGGACGCCAAGCTCTCCCTGAGCGACCTGCACCAGCGCGCGCGGCAGACCGCGTTCCTGGTGCCGGGCCTGACCCTCGTCGTCCGCGACGAGTTCGGCCTCGGCGAGGGTGGCAGCAAGGGCGAGGAATCCTTCCGTTTCGACGGCGGCATCAGCGAGTTCTGCGAGTACCTGGCGCAGGACAAGCCGGTCTGCGACGTCCTCCGCTTCACCGGGCAGGGCACTTTCAAGGAGACCGTCCCCGTGCTCGACGAGCACGGCCAGATGACGCCGACCGAGGTCCAGCGTGAGCTCGGTGTCGACATCGCGCTGCGCTGGGGCACCGGGTACGACACGAGCATCAAGTCGTTCGTGAACATCATCGCCACGCCCAAGGGCGGTACTCATGTGGCGGGCTTCGAGCGCTCGCTCACGAAGACGATGAACGAGGTTCTGCGCGCCCAGAAGGTGCTGCGCGTGGCCGAGGACGACGTCGTCAAGGACGACGCACTGGAGGGCCTCACGGCCGTCGTCACGGTGCGTCTGGCGGAGCCGCAGTTCGAGGGCCAGACCAAGGAGGTCCTCGGCACCTCGGCGGCCAACAGGATCGTCGCGAATGTCGTGGCCAAGGAACTCAAGGCGTTCCTGTCGTCCACCAAGCGCGACGCCAAGGCGCAGGCCCGCGCCGTCATGGAGAAGGCCGTCGCCGCGGCCCGTACCCGCATCGCCGCGCGTCAGCACAAGGACGCGCAGCGTCGTAAGACGGCCCTGGAGACCTCGTCGCTCCCCGCCAAGCTCGCGGACTGCCGCAGTGACGACGTGGAGCGCAGCGAGCTGTTCATCGTCGAGGGCGACTCCGCGCTCGGTACCGCCAAGCTCGCCCGGAACTCCGAGTTCCAGGCCCTGCTGCCGATCCGTGGCAAGATCCTCAACGTTCAGAAGTCGTCCGTGACGGACATGCTGAAGAACGTGGAGTGCGGCGCCATCATCCAGGTCATAGGAGCTGGGTCCGGCCGGACCTTCGACATCGACGCGGCGCGCTACGGCAAGATCATCCTGCTCGTCGACGCCGACGTCGACGGCGCGCACATCCGTACGCTGCTGCTGACGCTGTTCCAGCGCTACATGCGGCCGATGATCGAGGCCGGCCGTGTCTTCGCCGCCGTGCCGCCCCTGCACCGCATCGAGCTGGTCCAGCCGAAGAAGGGCCAGGACAAGTACATCTACACGTACTCGGACCGAGAGCTGCGCGAGACGCTGCTCGAGCTCCAGCGCAAGGGTGTGCGGTACAAGGACTCGATCCAGCGGTACAAGGGTCTCGGTGAGATGGACGCCGACCAGCTCGCGGAGACCACGATGGACCCGCGCCACCGCACGCTGCGCCGGATCAACATCGGCGAGCTGGAGGCGGCGGAGCACGTCTTCGACCTGCTGATGGGCAACGATGTGGCGCCGCGCAAGGAGTTCATCAGCAGCTCCGCGTCGACCCTCGACCGGTCGCGCATCGACATGTAG
- a CDS encoding DUF1453 domain-containing protein, with translation MSGLPTILVIVAVVALVLMRQFKTERLSGDRKWWLLPAILAVLALKDGAVTDPHHVTGSVVLLAVEVLVSVGIGIGWAFTTRVWTDERGDVWTKGTVATAGAWLGGVAARGSVAGVGLALGVHLGSSSLMLGFAVSLLVRSGLLMLRADRERSAYVGPVAQPAWEDRR, from the coding sequence ATGTCCGGGCTCCCCACCATCCTGGTGATCGTCGCCGTTGTCGCGCTCGTACTGATGCGTCAGTTCAAGACGGAGCGCCTGTCCGGCGACCGGAAGTGGTGGCTCCTGCCCGCGATCCTCGCGGTCCTCGCACTGAAGGACGGCGCGGTGACGGATCCCCACCACGTGACGGGCTCGGTCGTCCTGCTTGCCGTCGAGGTGCTGGTGAGCGTGGGCATAGGCATCGGGTGGGCGTTCACGACCCGCGTCTGGACGGACGAGCGGGGCGACGTGTGGACCAAGGGCACCGTCGCGACGGCCGGGGCCTGGCTCGGTGGTGTCGCGGCCCGCGGGTCCGTCGCGGGCGTCGGTCTGGCGCTGGGCGTCCACCTCGGCAGCTCCAGCCTGATGCTCGGCTTCGCCGTCTCGCTCCTGGTCCGCTCCGGCCTGCTGATGCTGCGGGCCGACCGGGAGCGCTCGGCGTACGTTGGTCCTGTCGCCCAGCCGGCGTGGGAGGACCGTAGGTGA
- a CDS encoding sensor histidine kinase, producing the protein MIRGNWTEWPSREALSREGVTRARRMLARTVRVVVVAVLVWTAVTQRDISDQALILGPVLLIACVAAAWAFFRTTLDHRLWPSLVLLAFLVAVAVLAQWAGFIGPAIVLWCGCAVSALERLPLAASVPATAVALAGFAVVNDDAWLTTAVVAIGLCLSAYVLRLDAEARGSAQRALAQERAARAAEAESAALAERSRIAREIHDVLAHSLSAQLVHLEAARLLIERGADRDQILERVVAARGMARDGLDETRQALSALRGEMTPLEDFLRELVASSDGATFTVGGGRRPLSVEASQTVRRVAQEALTNVRKHAPGAKTDIRLEYGPGEVALEVRDSGASRPHEELTVSGGGYGLLGMKERAELLGGTLEVGPYEEGFVVKLKVPV; encoded by the coding sequence GTGATCCGCGGAAACTGGACGGAATGGCCCTCCCGGGAGGCGCTCTCCCGCGAGGGCGTCACCCGCGCCCGGCGGATGCTCGCCCGCACGGTGCGGGTGGTCGTGGTCGCGGTCCTTGTGTGGACCGCCGTGACACAGCGCGACATCAGCGACCAGGCGCTGATCCTGGGGCCCGTACTGCTGATCGCGTGCGTGGCGGCGGCTTGGGCGTTCTTCCGCACCACGCTCGACCATCGGCTGTGGCCCTCTCTCGTGCTGCTGGCGTTTTTGGTGGCGGTCGCCGTGCTGGCCCAGTGGGCCGGATTCATCGGGCCGGCGATCGTGTTGTGGTGCGGCTGTGCGGTCTCCGCGCTGGAGCGGCTGCCCCTGGCCGCCTCGGTACCTGCCACCGCGGTGGCGCTCGCGGGGTTCGCGGTGGTCAACGACGATGCCTGGCTGACCACCGCCGTCGTCGCCATCGGGCTCTGCCTCTCCGCGTATGTGCTGCGCCTGGACGCCGAGGCGCGGGGGAGCGCGCAGCGGGCCCTGGCGCAGGAGCGTGCCGCGCGTGCCGCCGAGGCCGAGTCGGCGGCGCTCGCCGAGAGGTCGCGGATCGCGCGCGAGATCCACGACGTCCTCGCGCACAGCCTCTCCGCCCAGCTCGTGCATCTGGAGGCCGCCCGGCTCCTCATCGAGCGCGGGGCGGACCGGGACCAGATCCTGGAGCGCGTCGTGGCGGCCCGCGGCATGGCCCGGGACGGCCTCGACGAGACCCGGCAGGCCTTGTCCGCGCTGCGGGGCGAGATGACACCACTGGAGGACTTCCTGCGGGAGCTGGTCGCGTCCTCTGACGGGGCGACGTTCACGGTGGGAGGCGGGCGTCGGCCGCTGTCCGTCGAGGCGTCCCAGACCGTGCGCAGAGTCGCGCAGGAGGCGCTGACGAACGTACGCAAGCACGCGCCGGGCGCGAAGACGGACATCCGGCTGGAGTACGGGCCGGGTGAAGTGGCCCTGGAAGTGCGGGACTCGGGGGCGTCCCGGCCTCACGAGGAGCTCACTGTCAGTGGTGGCGGTTACGGTCTGTTGGGGATGAAGGAGCGAGCCGAGTTGTTGGGCGGCACGCTCGAGGTGGGGCCGTACGAGGAGGGTTTCGTGGTCAAGTTGAAGGTTCCCGTATGA
- a CDS encoding response regulator: MSGAEAGVRAGRPPARVVVVDDQTVVREGIVMLLGLLPGIEVVGSGGDGDEAVALVAELAPDVVLMDLRMPRCDGAEATRRIRQEYPGTQVVILTTYADDESLFPALRAGARGYLTKDADGDEIVRAVEGVLSGDAGLSPKIQRRLLERLSQPEATVPEPIEPPDGLTAREAEVLVLISDGLTNQEIARALHVSTATVKTHINNLFAKAGLKDRAQAVRYAYRHGLAKPPGTSIT; encoded by the coding sequence ATGAGTGGGGCCGAGGCGGGGGTGCGCGCGGGGAGGCCACCGGCCCGCGTGGTGGTGGTCGATGACCAGACGGTGGTGCGCGAAGGCATCGTGATGCTGCTCGGACTGCTGCCCGGGATCGAGGTCGTCGGCTCCGGGGGAGACGGTGACGAGGCGGTCGCGCTCGTGGCCGAACTGGCCCCGGACGTCGTCCTGATGGACCTTCGCATGCCGCGCTGCGACGGAGCGGAGGCGACCAGACGGATCCGGCAGGAGTACCCGGGCACCCAGGTCGTCATCCTGACCACGTACGCCGACGACGAGTCGCTCTTTCCGGCACTCAGGGCGGGAGCGCGCGGCTATCTCACGAAGGATGCCGACGGGGACGAGATCGTCCGGGCGGTGGAGGGCGTGCTGTCCGGTGACGCGGGCCTCTCGCCGAAGATCCAGCGGCGGCTCCTGGAAAGACTGTCGCAGCCCGAGGCCACCGTGCCGGAGCCGATAGAGCCACCCGACGGGCTCACGGCGCGGGAGGCCGAGGTCCTGGTGCTGATCTCCGACGGCCTGACGAACCAGGAGATCGCCCGGGCACTGCATGTCTCCACGGCGACGGTGAAGACCCACATCAACAACCTGTTCGCGAAGGCCGGGCTCAAGGACCGCGCGCAGGCCGTCCGTTACGCGTATCGGCACGGACTCGCGAAGCCGCCGGGGACGTCCATCACCTAA
- a CDS encoding DUF485 domain-containing protein translates to MDKHDGRATARPRAVATRGGGDPWYDEPDSDWGEWRGPGVRAAAVPAPAVPSERSAAGVYLEVQRSAAFQEVRRRYRRFVVPAVVLFFAWYVAYVVTATTAPGLMAQPVAGVVNVAMVAGLGQFASTFLLTWLYARHARLRRDRAALELRWDTQEMTRGLVGDARVNGTAHGEGGRR, encoded by the coding sequence GTGGACAAGCACGACGGGCGCGCGACCGCGCGGCCCAGGGCCGTTGCCACGAGAGGCGGCGGCGATCCCTGGTACGACGAGCCGGACTCGGATTGGGGTGAGTGGCGCGGCCCGGGCGTGCGAGCGGCTGCGGTGCCGGCCCCGGCCGTGCCGTCCGAGCGGAGCGCGGCGGGGGTCTACCTGGAGGTGCAGCGCAGCGCGGCGTTCCAGGAGGTGCGCAGGCGCTACCGGCGGTTCGTCGTCCCGGCGGTCGTGCTCTTCTTCGCCTGGTACGTCGCGTACGTCGTGACCGCCACGACGGCGCCCGGACTGATGGCCCAACCGGTCGCGGGCGTCGTGAACGTGGCGATGGTGGCGGGCCTCGGGCAGTTCGCCAGTACGTTCCTGCTGACGTGGCTGTACGCGCGACATGCGCGGCTGCGTCGCGATCGCGCGGCGCTCGAACTGCGTTGGGACACGCAGGAGATGACGCGCGGACTCGTCGGCGACGCGCGCGTGAACGGTACTGCGCACGGCGAGGGCGGCCGGCGGTGA
- a CDS encoding solute symporter family protein: protein MTGAHQTLALVLFSVFVAVTLAITTWASRKRHGSAEEFYAGGRLFSPMENGFAIAGDYMSAASFLGISGLIALFGYDGLLYSVGFLVAWLVVLFLVAELVRNCGRFTLADVVAARMRERPVRIAAGTSSVTVSVLYLVAQMVGAGSLVALLLGEASGAAQSWTVVGVGALMVIYVSMGGMRATTWIQIVKAVLLMGGAIALTVLVLARFHGDFDQLLRTAAARSGHGSDFLVPGLKYGGSWTARFDFISLGLALVLGTAGLPHILSRFYTVPTARAARRSVVWSIGLIGSFYLMTIVLGFGAAALVGPDAVRGSNAAGNTAVPLLALDLGGGEDSTGGTVLFAIVAAVAFATILAVVAGITLASSASVAHDLYASLRRGGPEGKSGGRQWSEVAVARVAAAGVGVLAIGLGLLARDLNVAFLVGLAFAVAASANLPVLLYSLFWRGFTTRGAVWSVYGGLVPALVLVVLSPVVSGSPASLFPGVDFQYFPLENPGLVSIPLGFLAGWLGTVTSPEEPDEAKHAETEVRALTGAGAV from the coding sequence GTGACCGGGGCGCATCAGACCCTGGCCCTGGTCCTGTTCAGCGTGTTCGTGGCGGTCACGCTCGCCATCACGACCTGGGCGAGCCGCAAGCGGCACGGTTCGGCGGAGGAGTTCTACGCGGGCGGCCGGCTGTTCTCGCCCATGGAGAACGGATTCGCCATCGCGGGTGACTACATGTCGGCCGCGTCCTTCCTCGGTATCTCCGGACTGATCGCGCTGTTCGGCTACGACGGGCTGCTCTACTCGGTCGGCTTCCTCGTGGCCTGGCTCGTGGTCCTCTTCCTCGTGGCCGAACTGGTGCGCAACTGCGGCCGGTTCACGCTCGCCGACGTCGTCGCCGCCCGGATGCGGGAGCGGCCGGTGCGCATCGCCGCGGGAACTTCCTCGGTGACCGTGTCCGTTCTGTATCTGGTGGCGCAGATGGTGGGCGCGGGAAGCCTGGTCGCGCTGCTGCTGGGGGAGGCGAGTGGCGCCGCGCAGTCCTGGACCGTCGTCGGCGTGGGCGCGCTCATGGTCATCTATGTGTCGATGGGAGGGATGCGGGCCACCACCTGGATCCAGATCGTGAAGGCCGTCCTGCTCATGGGCGGGGCGATCGCCCTGACGGTGCTCGTCCTGGCGCGCTTCCACGGTGACTTCGACCAGCTGTTGCGCACCGCCGCCGCACGCAGCGGGCACGGTTCGGACTTCCTCGTGCCCGGTCTGAAGTACGGCGGAAGCTGGACCGCTCGCTTCGACTTCATCAGCCTGGGCCTCGCGCTCGTGCTCGGCACGGCGGGCCTTCCGCACATCCTGTCGCGCTTCTACACCGTGCCGACCGCGCGGGCCGCGCGCCGCTCGGTCGTGTGGTCCATCGGGCTCATCGGCAGCTTCTACCTGATGACGATCGTGCTCGGGTTCGGCGCCGCGGCCCTCGTGGGCCCCGATGCCGTACGGGGCTCGAATGCCGCGGGGAACACGGCGGTTCCGCTGCTCGCCCTCGACCTGGGCGGCGGCGAGGACTCCACCGGGGGCACGGTGCTGTTCGCGATCGTCGCCGCGGTCGCCTTCGCCACCATCCTCGCCGTCGTCGCCGGGATCACGCTGGCGTCCTCGGCCTCCGTGGCGCACGACCTGTACGCCTCGCTCCGTAGAGGCGGCCCCGAGGGGAAGAGCGGTGGCAGGCAGTGGAGCGAGGTCGCGGTGGCGCGGGTCGCCGCGGCTGGTGTCGGCGTGCTCGCGATCGGGCTCGGACTGCTGGCGCGGGACCTGAACGTGGCGTTCCTGGTCGGGCTCGCGTTCGCGGTCGCCGCGTCGGCCAATCTGCCTGTGCTGCTCTACTCGCTGTTCTGGCGGGGCTTCACCACGCGGGGCGCCGTGTGGTCGGTGTACGGCGGCCTGGTGCCCGCGCTGGTGCTCGTGGTGCTGTCGCCGGTGGTCTCCGGGAGCCCCGCGTCGCTGTTCCCCGGCGTGGACTTCCAGTACTTCCCGCTGGAGAACCCCGGGCTCGTCTCGATTCCGCTCGGCTTCCTCGCGGGCTGGCTGGGCACCGTGACCTCCCCCGAGGAGCCGGACGAGGCCAAGCACGCGGAGACCGAAGTACGGGCGCTCACGGGCGCAGGGGCGGTCTGA
- a CDS encoding response regulator translates to MIDVLVVDDDIRVADVNAAYVAKVPGFRVAATAHNAAEALDRIEELHVDLVLLDHYLPDRTGLALARTVRERGHQIDVIMVTAARDVGTVQAAMRHGALQYLVKPFSFAGLRGKLEAYATLRRTLDGGGEAEQAEVDQIFGALSAGPAPELPKGHSPTTAELVRRAMMTAEGPLSAQELADVTGLSRQTAQRYLKLLERTGRVRLSLKYGDTGRPEHRYEWAASR, encoded by the coding sequence ATGATCGACGTACTGGTCGTGGACGACGACATCCGCGTGGCCGACGTCAACGCCGCCTATGTGGCGAAGGTTCCCGGCTTCCGTGTCGCGGCGACCGCACACAACGCGGCGGAGGCACTCGACCGGATCGAGGAGCTCCATGTCGATCTGGTGCTGCTCGACCACTACCTGCCGGACCGGACGGGCCTGGCGCTCGCCCGGACGGTGCGCGAACGCGGCCACCAGATCGACGTGATCATGGTGACCGCGGCGCGCGACGTGGGGACCGTACAGGCCGCGATGCGCCACGGGGCGCTGCAGTACCTGGTCAAACCGTTCTCGTTCGCGGGCCTGCGGGGCAAGTTGGAGGCGTACGCGACGCTGCGGCGCACCCTCGACGGCGGGGGCGAGGCGGAGCAGGCGGAGGTCGACCAGATCTTCGGCGCGCTCTCCGCCGGGCCCGCGCCCGAGCTGCCCAAGGGGCACTCCCCCACCACCGCCGAGCTGGTCCGCCGGGCGATGATGACCGCCGAAGGCCCGCTGTCGGCACAGGAATTGGCCGACGTCACCGGGCTCAGCCGGCAGACCGCCCAGCGCTACCTCAAGCTCCTGGAGCGGACCGGGCGGGTGCGGCTGAGCCTCAAGTACGGCGACACCGGCCGGCCCGAGCACCGCTACGAGTGGGCCGCCAGCCGCTGA
- a CDS encoding sensor histidine kinase, translating into MSSTSPARRLRFGLPRRVFAQVLLMQVAIAAGVAVLATGLFLAPLSDQLDDQAMRRALAIAQTTAAEPRIAEELRSSRPSPDGPVQAAAERIRRASGAEYVVIMNREGVRWSHTDRGRVGHVVSTDPSAALAGRAVMEIDEGTLGRSARGKVPLRAADGAIVGAVSVGIEYDSVRARLIHAIPGLFAYAGGALAVGALAAYLISRRVQRQTRDLAFSDISALLAEREAMLHGIREGVVALDRGGRIRLLNDEAQRLLGVDSKVIGQPLDEALGAGRTTDVLAGHVSGTDLLTVRGQRVLVANRMPTDDGGAVATLRDRTELEQLGRELDSTRGLIDALRAQDHEHANRMHTLLGLLELEMYEEAVDFVGEVAGARRVTAEQITERIEDPLLSALMVGKATVAAERGVEFGISGDTWLPDRLVDPRGLVTIVGNLVDNALDAAAGSGQHARVEVLLRAEGRSAVLRVRDSGPGVPADQRETVFVEGWSTKEPPAHGKRGIGLALVRRFAERQGGTAEVTQSPLGGAEFVVVLPEALTVDVPDVSDLTEEAR; encoded by the coding sequence ATGAGCTCGACTTCCCCTGCCCGCCGCCTGCGCTTCGGCCTCCCTAGACGGGTGTTCGCCCAGGTGCTGCTGATGCAGGTGGCGATCGCCGCGGGAGTGGCGGTGCTGGCGACGGGGCTCTTTCTGGCGCCGCTGAGCGACCAGCTCGACGACCAGGCGATGCGCCGTGCCCTGGCCATCGCGCAGACCACGGCGGCGGAGCCCCGGATCGCCGAGGAACTGCGTTCCTCACGGCCGAGCCCGGACGGTCCCGTGCAGGCCGCGGCGGAGCGGATCCGCCGGGCCAGCGGCGCCGAGTACGTCGTGATCATGAACCGGGAGGGCGTCCGCTGGTCGCACACCGATCGCGGCCGGGTCGGACACGTCGTGTCGACCGACCCCAGCGCGGCGCTGGCGGGCCGCGCGGTCATGGAGATCGACGAGGGGACGCTCGGCCGCTCCGCGCGCGGCAAAGTGCCCCTGAGGGCCGCGGACGGGGCCATCGTGGGAGCCGTCTCGGTCGGCATCGAGTACGACAGCGTCCGCGCGCGCCTCATCCACGCCATCCCGGGCCTGTTCGCGTACGCGGGAGGGGCCCTGGCCGTCGGGGCGCTCGCCGCCTATCTGATCTCGCGACGGGTGCAGCGGCAGACCCGTGACCTGGCCTTCTCGGATATCTCGGCGCTCCTGGCCGAGCGCGAGGCCATGCTGCACGGCATTCGCGAGGGCGTCGTCGCGCTGGATCGCGGCGGACGGATACGCCTGCTCAACGACGAGGCGCAGCGGCTGCTCGGCGTGGACTCGAAGGTGATCGGACAGCCGCTGGACGAGGCGCTCGGCGCTGGGCGTACGACGGACGTGCTCGCGGGGCATGTCTCCGGGACCGATCTGCTCACCGTCCGCGGGCAGCGCGTCCTGGTCGCGAACCGGATGCCCACCGACGACGGGGGTGCGGTCGCCACCCTGCGCGACCGCACCGAACTGGAGCAGCTGGGCCGCGAACTCGACTCCACGCGCGGCCTGATCGACGCCCTGCGCGCGCAGGACCACGAACACGCGAACCGCATGCATACGTTGTTGGGCCTTCTGGAGCTGGAGATGTACGAGGAGGCCGTGGACTTCGTCGGCGAGGTGGCGGGCGCGCGCCGGGTGACCGCGGAGCAGATCACCGAGCGGATCGAGGACCCGCTGCTGTCGGCCCTGATGGTGGGCAAGGCGACCGTGGCCGCGGAGCGCGGTGTCGAGTTCGGCATCTCCGGGGACACCTGGCTGCCGGACCGCCTCGTCGATCCGCGCGGCCTCGTCACGATCGTCGGCAACCTGGTGGACAACGCCCTGGACGCGGCCGCCGGTTCGGGACAGCACGCGCGCGTGGAGGTGCTTCTGCGGGCCGAAGGCCGAAGTGCGGTCCTACGGGTACGCGATTCCGGGCCTGGCGTCCCCGCCGACCAGCGCGAGACCGTCTTCGTGGAAGGCTGGTCCACCAAGGAGCCGCCGGCCCACGGCAAGCGCGGCATTGGGCTCGCCCTTGTGCGCAGGTTCGCCGAGCGGCAGGGCGGCACCGCCGAGGTGACCCAGTCGCCCCTCGGGGGCGCCGAATTCGTCGTTGTCCTGCCGGAGGCCCTCACCGTGGACGTACCGGACGTGTCGGACTTGACCGAGGAGGCCCGATGA
- a CDS encoding sucrase ferredoxin, protein MNTCTTASRDLEEPLAGTAATARTWLLIEQPGPWGAKALVSSHLDPEVGRALEEAADGTGVRVALVRRPGRHADHHASQRHQVYVAHTVPGNTWLRSTTVAAPEELLGLDFAALGAGRHGGFGAPYEGEPLAFVCTNGKRDRCCALLGRPLASELASSGEEGVWEITHLGGHRFSPTLLVLPYGYAYGRSSAADVKEVLHAVRSDRIVLHGCRGNSAWDRPGQAAELAVRRATAEYRADVLSVVHTASMDPPTDPPVDAHVDNAYWHVTIAHMDGRRWTVVVARGASLPPRPESCGAALGSPARMDVVAVREASGLRG, encoded by the coding sequence GTGAATACGTGCACGACCGCCTCGCGGGATCTTGAGGAACCTCTGGCCGGGACGGCGGCCACCGCACGCACCTGGCTGCTGATCGAGCAGCCGGGGCCGTGGGGCGCGAAGGCCCTGGTCTCCAGCCATCTCGACCCCGAAGTGGGCCGCGCCCTGGAGGAAGCGGCAGACGGCACGGGGGTGCGCGTCGCCCTCGTGCGCCGTCCGGGCCGACACGCGGACCACCATGCCTCGCAGCGTCACCAGGTGTACGTGGCCCACACGGTCCCGGGAAACACCTGGCTGCGCAGCACCACAGTCGCGGCTCCCGAAGAGCTTCTGGGTCTCGACTTCGCCGCCTTGGGAGCGGGTCGGCACGGCGGCTTCGGCGCACCCTACGAAGGCGAGCCCCTCGCCTTCGTCTGCACGAACGGGAAACGCGACCGGTGCTGCGCGCTTCTGGGACGGCCCCTGGCCTCCGAACTCGCCTCCTCCGGAGAAGAGGGCGTCTGGGAAATCACGCACCTGGGCGGCCACCGCTTCTCCCCCACTCTCCTTGTGCTGCCCTATGGCTACGCCTACGGGAGGTCCTCGGCCGCCGACGTCAAGGAGGTCCTTCATGCGGTGCGCTCGGACCGGATCGTGCTCCATGGCTGCCGTGGCAATTCCGCCTGGGACCGTCCGGGGCAGGCCGCCGAGCTCGCCGTGCGCCGGGCGACCGCCGAGTACCGCGCAGATGTCCTGAGCGTCGTACACACGGCATCGATGGATCCACCAACCGATCCACCTGTTGATGCGCACGTGGACAACGCGTACTGGCACGTGACGATCGCCCACATGGACGGCCGCCGCTGGACGGTCGTGGTCGCCCGCGGCGCCTCGCTCCCGCCCCGGCCGGAGAGCTGTGGCGCCGCGCTCGGTTCGCCGGCCCGTATGGATGTCGTCGCTGTGCGTGAGGCTTCCGGGCTGCGCGGCTGA